A stretch of the Triplophysa dalaica isolate WHDGS20190420 chromosome 19, ASM1584641v1, whole genome shotgun sequence genome encodes the following:
- the LOC130407862 gene encoding uncharacterized protein LOC130407862 — protein sequence MPTELATQSTALQIPAQTVDRNLIVLGMSDVSVRKPSSSNQSALGCWTSTLPRVCWDLELSVAVLFMVLAGLLILALLYRVLTLRHRLRVAQAGNALEYFGFYHMAQYDLKELVPQPALPVVTPQVSHLLHPHLYLFLNHHSISLPHLHHRGCICHIPSSIPPHPALTRHVGQARTQRCTQGSDICVCRDHPV from the coding sequence ATGCCAACTGAACTCGCCACTCAAAGTACTGCTTTGCAAATTCCTGCACAAACGGTGGACCGGAACCTGATTGTATTGGGTATGAGCGATGTGTCTGTCAGGAAGCCGTCTTCATCGAATCAGTCAGCCCTGGGCTGTTGGACCTCCACTCTACCACGAGTCTGTTGGGATTTGGAGCTTAGCGTGGCTGTTTTGTTCATGGTCTTAGCCGGACTCCTGATTTTGGCATTACTTTATCGGGTTCTAACACTGCGCCACAGACTCCGAGTCGCTCAGGCCGGGAACGCTCTGGAGTACTTTGGATTCTACCACATGGCTCAGTATGATTTAAAGGAGCTGGTGCCACAGCCTGCTTTGCCTGTTGTGACACCACAGGTCTCACATCTTCTTCATCCCCACCTCTACTTGTTCCTCAACCACCATTCCATCTCACTCCCCCACCTCCACCACCGCGGTTGTATCTGCCACATCCCATCATCCATACCACCCCACCCAGCCCTCACCCGTCATGTGGGGCAGGCTCGGACGCAGAGGTGTACTCAAGGATCGGACATCTGCGTCTGTCGAGACCATCCAGTGTGA